The Pseudomonas azotoformans genome has a segment encoding these proteins:
- a CDS encoding RNA polymerase sigma factor — MHELDEQLRELIPRLRRFAVSLTRNASSADDLVQSTLERAIISWADKRVEGDLRAWLFSILYRQFLDAHRRTRRYARMLEFFTGRDDAQPSVERTVIAQSTLQAFDQLNTEQRALLLWVSVEGLSYKEIAEILEVPIGTVMSRLSRARQALRQLSDGEIASPSLRILK; from the coding sequence ATGCATGAACTCGACGAACAGTTACGTGAACTCATCCCAAGGCTACGGCGCTTTGCCGTGTCCCTGACCCGTAACGCCAGCAGCGCCGACGACTTGGTGCAGTCGACCCTGGAACGGGCGATCATCAGTTGGGCCGACAAACGCGTCGAAGGCGACTTGCGCGCCTGGCTGTTTTCGATCCTCTACCGGCAGTTCCTCGACGCCCACCGCCGCACCCGTCGCTATGCGCGCATGCTGGAGTTCTTCACCGGGCGTGACGATGCACAGCCGTCGGTGGAACGCACGGTGATCGCCCAATCGACCCTGCAAGCCTTCGATCAACTCAACACCGAGCAGCGCGCGCTGCTGCTGTGGGTTTCGGTCGAAGGCCTGAGCTACAAGGAAATCGCCGAGATTCTCGAGGTGCCCATCGGCACCGTGATGTCGCGCCTGTCACGGGCGCGCCAAGCCCTACGTCAACTCAGTGATGGCGAAATTGCCAGCCCTTCCCTGCGGATACTCAAATGA
- a CDS encoding cytochrome b encodes MNAQPRFFAPLARLLHWLMALMVIAMLFIGAGLAASVSERHEWLIHLHKPLGIAILALVIVRLVVRFSTRQPPLPADLPLWQALAAKASHLVLYALMLVLPLLGWAMISAAGDPVMLSSSVQLPALVGANAPLFAVLRRAHGFLAYLLFLTVLLHLAAALFHGVIRRDGVLQSMTGSKD; translated from the coding sequence ATGAATGCCCAACCCCGGTTTTTCGCGCCCCTGGCGCGCCTGCTGCATTGGCTGATGGCGCTGATGGTCATCGCCATGCTGTTTATCGGCGCGGGCCTGGCGGCCTCGGTTTCGGAGCGGCATGAGTGGTTGATCCACCTGCACAAGCCGCTGGGGATCGCGATTCTGGCCTTGGTGATCGTGCGTTTGGTCGTGCGCTTCTCCACGCGCCAACCGCCGTTGCCTGCTGACTTGCCGCTGTGGCAAGCGCTGGCGGCCAAGGCGTCCCATCTGGTGTTGTATGCGTTGATGCTGGTATTGCCACTGCTGGGCTGGGCGATGATTTCGGCGGCGGGCGACCCGGTAATGCTTAGCAGTTCGGTGCAGTTGCCGGCGCTGGTGGGGGCGAACGCGCCGTTGTTCGCGGTGCTGCGCAGGGCCCATGGGTTCCTGGCCTATCTGCTATTCCTGACCGTGCTGTTGCACCTGGCGGCGGCGTTGTTCCATGGGGTGATCCGCCGTGACGGCGTGCTGCAAAGCATGACCGGCAGCAAGGACTGA
- a CDS encoding anti-sigma factor family protein, with protein MISLPPSERDLHAYVDHQLLESDRRVLETYLAAHPDVAAQVHAWQHDAQLLRAALGGALQQPANPDLDPALIRQRIKRQSRRHFATAAVLLIAVSLGGVGGWHAREVTQPVQLPMADAMQAFRLFAQDGIMPADYKVQGGGTMQAWLDRYFNQAHRLPDLSASGFTPVSGRLLTTEQGAAAMVLYEDPQGRRISFYIRPPGPENGFLPRGSRSADGLQAQYWSGAGYNYAVVSPVDQPSPPLLKF; from the coding sequence ATGATCAGCCTGCCCCCCAGCGAACGCGATTTGCATGCCTACGTCGATCACCAACTGCTGGAGAGTGATCGCCGCGTGCTTGAAACCTACTTGGCCGCCCACCCGGATGTCGCCGCCCAGGTCCACGCCTGGCAACACGATGCGCAGTTGCTGCGTGCCGCGTTGGGCGGCGCCCTGCAACAGCCGGCCAACCCAGACCTGGACCCGGCACTGATCCGTCAGCGCATCAAGCGTCAATCACGGCGCCACTTTGCTACGGCCGCCGTGCTCCTGATCGCCGTCAGCCTCGGCGGTGTCGGTGGCTGGCACGCCCGTGAAGTCACCCAGCCGGTCCAACTGCCGATGGCCGATGCGATGCAGGCATTCCGCCTGTTTGCCCAGGACGGCATCATGCCCGCCGACTACAAGGTGCAGGGCGGCGGCACGATGCAAGCTTGGCTCGACCGCTACTTCAACCAGGCGCACCGCCTGCCGGACTTGAGTGCTTCCGGGTTCACGCCGGTCAGCGGGCGCCTGCTCACCACTGAGCAAGGCGCCGCGGCCATGGTGCTGTACGAGGACCCGCAAGGCCGGCGCATCAGTTTCTATATCCGCCCACCGGGACCGGAAAACGGTTTCCTGCCAAGAGGCAGTCGCAGTGCCGATGGCTTGCAGGCGCAATACTGGTCGGGTGCCGGCTACAACTATGCGGTGGTCAGCCCGGTGGATCAGCCTAGCCCGCCGCTGCTGAAGTTCTAG
- a CDS encoding Csu type fimbrial protein, protein MKRTGWLCLMGLMFAGPAMAACSVVTTAPASFGPMSSMAVRTAVQASSTTNSGLSCTSALISLLVSTDHFYATITSSKTGMVGPTGDVIGYTIYGNNTTSFPITRGAQFDFGGAGGIAQSFGLIAGPGAKTLPLYVSSITGSNVAAGLYTETLSIAWSWNYCSGIGIGGICAGRDIGSGTASLTVSMTVTNDCQITAPNISFGSAPVISGFTAVTGQTISISCTKGSAYNVGLSDGQNAVSVGGRRRMISGSNYLSYDIFKSAGTTRWGSVGAARRDSSTAEINPGNGLGIGSQVFNYNARIYTDQSTPPAGTYLDNVVLDVGF, encoded by the coding sequence ATGAAACGTACGGGCTGGCTGTGTCTGATGGGCTTGATGTTTGCTGGACCGGCCATGGCGGCGTGTTCCGTGGTGACCACGGCACCGGCGAGTTTCGGTCCTATGAGTTCCATGGCGGTGCGCACAGCCGTACAGGCCAGCTCGACGACCAATTCAGGGTTGAGCTGCACCTCGGCGTTGATTTCGCTGCTGGTGTCCACCGATCATTTTTACGCGACGATTACTTCATCCAAGACCGGGATGGTCGGGCCTACCGGTGATGTCATCGGCTACACGATCTACGGTAACAACACCACCAGCTTTCCGATCACGCGCGGGGCGCAATTTGACTTCGGCGGCGCCGGCGGGATCGCTCAGAGTTTTGGCTTGATTGCGGGCCCCGGCGCGAAAACCCTGCCGCTGTACGTGAGCAGCATTACCGGCAGTAACGTCGCCGCAGGCCTGTACACCGAGACCCTGAGCATCGCCTGGAGCTGGAACTATTGTTCGGGTATTGGCATCGGCGGCATCTGCGCCGGCCGGGATATTGGCAGTGGTACCGCGTCATTGACGGTGAGCATGACGGTCACCAACGACTGCCAGATCACCGCGCCCAACATCAGTTTTGGCAGCGCGCCTGTCATCAGCGGGTTTACCGCCGTCACCGGCCAGACCATCAGTATTTCCTGCACCAAAGGCAGTGCCTACAACGTCGGCTTGAGCGACGGCCAGAACGCCGTCAGCGTGGGCGGTCGGCGGCGGATGATCTCGGGCAGCAACTACCTGTCCTATGACATCTTCAAAAGCGCCGGCACCACGCGCTGGGGCAGTGTGGGCGCAGCGCGTCGCGACAGCTCCACCGCCGAGATCAACCCCGGCAACGGCCTGGGCATCGGCAGCCAGGTGTTCAACTACAACGCCAGGATCTACACCGATCAGTCCACGCCTCCGGCCGGCACCTACCTGGACAACGTGGTGCTTGACGTCGGTTTCTAG
- a CDS encoding fimbrial biogenesis chaperone, whose product MRSPSRRLWAAGIALSAACTAGFVQAASSVLIWPIDPVLEADQQASALWLENRGSETASLQIRVFAWSQSGFDEQYQNQRDVIGSPPVARIEPGQKQLVRLTRTREVPPGQELAYRIIIDEIPSPLQVPTPPEGKNTAAAIRFQMRYSVPLFAYGAGLWSKEDSTRQRDPNGAGKPDLSWHKVTVAGRNYIEVRNQGAVHARLTDASFKQGGQTKPLVDGLLGYVLPGATMRWPVPDALSADQPLQVRINGAQQLESLAPKR is encoded by the coding sequence ATGCGTTCACCTTCCCGGCGGCTGTGGGCCGCGGGTATTGCCTTGAGTGCCGCGTGCACGGCGGGGTTCGTACAGGCGGCCAGTTCTGTGCTGATCTGGCCCATCGACCCGGTGCTGGAGGCCGATCAACAGGCCAGTGCGCTATGGCTGGAAAACCGTGGGAGCGAAACTGCGAGCCTGCAGATTCGTGTGTTTGCGTGGAGCCAGAGCGGCTTCGACGAGCAATACCAGAACCAGCGCGATGTGATCGGCAGCCCGCCGGTGGCGCGAATCGAGCCGGGGCAAAAACAACTGGTACGCCTGACTCGCACCCGCGAAGTGCCACCAGGGCAAGAGTTGGCCTACCGCATCATCATCGATGAAATCCCTTCGCCCTTGCAGGTGCCGACGCCGCCAGAGGGCAAGAACACTGCAGCGGCGATTCGCTTCCAGATGCGCTACTCGGTGCCGCTGTTCGCCTATGGCGCGGGCCTGTGGAGCAAGGAAGACAGTACGCGCCAGCGCGACCCCAACGGCGCCGGCAAGCCGGACTTGAGCTGGCACAAGGTCACGGTGGCAGGGCGCAACTATATCGAGGTGCGTAACCAAGGCGCCGTGCATGCGCGCCTTACCGATGCTTCATTCAAACAGGGCGGGCAGACCAAACCCCTGGTCGATGGCTTATTGGGCTACGTGTTGCCGGGCGCGACCATGCGCTGGCCGGTGCCGGATGCGCTGTCGGCTGATCAGCCCCTGCAGGTCAGGATCAACGGTGCGCAACAGTTGGAGAGCCTCGCGCCGAAGCGGTAA
- a CDS encoding fimbria/pilus outer membrane usher protein, which produces MVAPQSVAGDLPPPPSSMEAVADAQLFLELVVNQMDTGRVIAVDQRAGQLYVPASALQDVGMKLPGELSGSVGLDMIPGLHSDYDSNGQRLLLDVPPAWLKEQFIGNRNTYPRTQAMSSFGALLNYDLYFNDTDEGGSYLAAWNEVRLFDNWGTLSNTGQYRQTLADGISSSTFNNGYRRYDTTWRFSDDERLLTYEAGDVISGALPWSSSVRLGGVQFSRDFAVRPDLVTYPLPQFAGEAAVPSSVDLFINGYKSDSALLQPGPYTLTNVPFINGAGEAVVVTTDALGRQVSTTVPFYVTSSLLQKGLTDFSVAAGSLRREYTLKDFAYGPGVASGTFRYGVSDNLTLESHAEASSDLTLGGLGGNLRLGNFGVLNTAVSQSQFEGRSGQQLSLGYSYNSTRYSLSYQRVERRDEYADLTLVDTPYASLSKRSEQVTLSLNLERFGSLGVGYFDVQAADDSRTRLLNLSWSKPLWHNTSFYLSANREIGDSNWAMQAQLVIPFDLNGSLAVSTERSKDGASRQRLNYSRAVPSEGGVGYNLGYAQGDGPAYRQADLTWRLQSVQLQAGVYGSSDAETRWADASGSLVWMGGDMFAANRINDAFVVVSTQGFAGIPVRYENQLVGETDRNGHLLVPWSSAYYRGKYEIDPLNLPLNVQSPNVEQRVSVRRGSGYLLEFPLRRVLAASVTLVDTQHQELPLGSLVVHEQSGQQAVVGWDGLVYLENLSAHNTLQVTLGEGRTCQARFEMEEQQQGVPLIGPLVCQ; this is translated from the coding sequence ATGGTTGCGCCCCAAAGCGTGGCTGGCGACCTGCCACCGCCGCCGAGCAGTATGGAGGCTGTCGCCGATGCACAGTTGTTTCTGGAGCTGGTGGTCAACCAGATGGACACCGGTCGCGTCATCGCGGTCGATCAACGCGCCGGGCAACTCTACGTACCCGCCAGTGCGCTGCAGGATGTGGGCATGAAGCTGCCCGGTGAACTGAGTGGCAGCGTAGGTTTGGACATGATCCCAGGCCTGCACAGTGACTACGACAGCAATGGCCAGCGCCTGCTGCTGGATGTGCCGCCGGCGTGGTTGAAGGAACAGTTTATCGGCAACCGCAACACCTACCCGCGCACCCAGGCGATGAGCAGTTTCGGTGCCTTGCTCAACTATGACCTGTACTTCAACGACACTGACGAAGGTGGCAGCTACCTCGCCGCCTGGAACGAAGTGCGACTGTTCGACAACTGGGGAACCTTGTCCAACACCGGGCAGTATCGCCAGACTCTGGCCGATGGGATCAGCAGCAGTACCTTCAACAATGGCTACCGGCGCTATGACACCACCTGGCGTTTCTCCGATGATGAGCGACTACTGACCTACGAGGCCGGTGACGTGATCAGCGGTGCTTTGCCCTGGAGCAGCTCGGTACGCCTGGGCGGTGTGCAGTTTTCACGGGACTTCGCCGTGCGCCCGGACCTGGTGACCTACCCTTTGCCGCAATTTGCCGGTGAAGCCGCCGTGCCGTCTTCGGTGGACCTGTTTATCAACGGCTACAAATCCGACAGTGCGCTGCTGCAACCCGGGCCTTACACCTTGACCAATGTGCCGTTTATCAATGGTGCGGGTGAGGCGGTGGTGGTGACCACCGACGCGCTGGGTCGCCAGGTGTCGACCACGGTGCCGTTTTATGTGACGAGTTCGCTGCTGCAAAAAGGCCTGACGGATTTTTCGGTGGCCGCCGGTTCCTTGCGCCGGGAATACACCTTGAAAGATTTCGCCTACGGGCCTGGCGTCGCCAGCGGCACCTTTCGTTATGGTGTTTCCGACAACCTGACCCTGGAAAGCCATGCCGAGGCGTCCAGTGACCTGACCCTCGGCGGCCTGGGTGGCAACCTGCGGCTGGGCAACTTCGGCGTGCTCAACACCGCCGTCAGCCAAAGCCAGTTCGAAGGACGCAGCGGCCAGCAACTGAGCCTGGGGTATTCATACAACAGCACGCGCTACAGCCTTTCGTACCAACGGGTCGAGCGGCGCGATGAGTACGCTGACCTGACCCTGGTCGACACCCCCTACGCCAGCCTCAGCAAACGCAGTGAGCAGGTGACCCTGAGCCTCAACCTTGAGCGTTTCGGCAGCCTGGGCGTAGGTTATTTCGACGTACAGGCAGCGGACGACTCGCGCACGCGCCTGCTCAACCTAAGCTGGAGCAAGCCGCTGTGGCACAACACCAGTTTCTACCTGTCGGCCAACCGTGAGATCGGCGACAGCAACTGGGCGATGCAGGCGCAACTTGTCATCCCGTTCGACCTCAACGGCAGCCTGGCCGTGAGTACCGAGCGCAGCAAAGATGGCGCCAGCCGCCAGCGCCTCAACTACAGCCGTGCGGTGCCGAGCGAAGGTGGGGTGGGCTACAACCTCGGTTATGCCCAGGGCGATGGCCCGGCATACCGGCAGGCCGACCTGACCTGGCGCTTGCAGTCGGTGCAGTTGCAGGCCGGTGTGTACGGCAGCAGCGACGCCGAGACGCGCTGGGCGGATGCCAGTGGCTCGCTGGTGTGGATGGGCGGCGATATGTTTGCCGCCAACCGTATCAACGACGCCTTTGTGGTGGTGAGTACCCAGGGTTTCGCCGGGATTCCGGTGCGCTATGAAAACCAGTTGGTCGGCGAGACCGACCGCAACGGCCATCTGCTGGTGCCCTGGAGCAGTGCGTATTACCGCGGCAAATATGAAATCGATCCGTTGAACCTCCCGCTCAACGTGCAGAGCCCGAATGTGGAGCAGCGTGTGTCGGTGCGTCGTGGCAGCGGCTACCTGCTGGAGTTTCCATTGCGTCGGGTGCTCGCGGCGAGTGTCACGCTGGTGGACACCCAACATCAGGAATTGCCCCTGGGCAGCCTGGTGGTGCATGAACAAAGCGGCCAGCAGGCGGTGGTGGGTTGGGATGGCCTGGTGTACCTGGAAAACCTCTCGGCCCATAACACCTTGCAGGTCACGCTAGGCGAGGGGCGTACGTGCCAGGCGCGTTTTGAGATGGAGGAGCAGCAACAGGGCGTGCCGTTGATCGGGCCGTTGGTGTGCCAATGA
- a CDS encoding catalase family peroxidase: MVDHSSPPRPPVSTASLIARLAGIGAVVAVMAGAFAYVNGTLDPQRLRPKTLVNALETNNGVHPGFRRNHAKGVCVAGYFESSAEARAYSSAQVFSEAKTPLIGRFALPSGNPYAPDSSVPIRSFAVQFSQANGQQWRTGMNSMPVFPVGTPEAFYQMLKAGAPQPATGKPDPASMPAFFAAHPETAPFLAWVKTAKPSASYATETYNGINAFFLVGADGKRQAVRWGVVPQSQDAAGDTAPAGGDFLEKDLVQRLATGPLRWQLNMTLANPGDPVDDASKAWTGEHKIINAGTLVLQSSQPQANGDCRDINFDPLILPSGIEASNDPLLAARSAAYASSYLRRAGEVSPLHSAPQESKP, encoded by the coding sequence ATGGTAGATCACTCATCACCGCCCCGTCCTCCGGTGAGCACTGCGAGCCTGATCGCGCGCCTGGCAGGTATCGGTGCCGTGGTTGCGGTTATGGCGGGGGCTTTTGCCTACGTCAACGGCACCCTCGACCCACAGCGCTTGCGCCCGAAAACCCTGGTCAATGCCCTGGAAACCAACAACGGCGTGCACCCAGGCTTTCGGCGTAACCACGCCAAGGGCGTGTGCGTGGCCGGGTATTTCGAGAGCAGTGCAGAAGCCCGCGCCTACTCCAGCGCCCAGGTGTTCAGCGAGGCCAAGACGCCGTTGATCGGACGGTTCGCCTTGCCCAGCGGTAACCCCTACGCGCCGGACAGCAGTGTGCCGATCCGCAGTTTTGCCGTGCAGTTCAGCCAGGCCAACGGCCAGCAATGGCGCACCGGCATGAACAGCATGCCGGTGTTCCCTGTGGGCACGCCCGAGGCGTTCTACCAAATGCTCAAGGCCGGTGCGCCGCAGCCTGCCACCGGCAAGCCCGACCCTGCGAGCATGCCGGCATTTTTTGCTGCTCATCCCGAGACGGCGCCGTTCCTGGCGTGGGTCAAGACCGCCAAGCCTTCGGCCAGTTATGCGACCGAAACCTACAACGGCATTAACGCGTTCTTCCTGGTAGGGGCCGATGGCAAGCGCCAGGCCGTGCGTTGGGGCGTGGTGCCGCAGAGTCAGGATGCGGCGGGCGATACCGCGCCTGCGGGCGGTGATTTCCTGGAAAAGGACCTGGTCCAGCGCCTGGCGACCGGGCCGCTGCGCTGGCAGTTGAACATGACCCTGGCCAACCCCGGCGATCCCGTGGACGATGCGAGCAAGGCCTGGACCGGCGAGCATAAAATCATCAATGCCGGCACCCTGGTGCTGCAAAGCAGCCAGCCGCAGGCTAATGGCGATTGCCGCGATATCAACTTTGATCCACTGATTCTGCCCAGCGGTATCGAAGCCTCCAATGACCCGTTGCTGGCGGCCCGTTCGGCGGCGTACGCCAGCTCGTACCTGCGTCGCGCCGGTGAAGTCAGCCCGTTGCACAGCGCCCCTCAGGAGTCGAAGCCATGA
- a CDS encoding Csu type fimbrial protein: protein MWLRALLACALAVPLPLSAVTSQSFQVSATITPGCLIVGGGSNYGALTYGSYSALATSTVTAALTGGVTLQCTPGVTLSMSVDGGLHSSTGRNLQLNSGSARVAYQLFRDAAFSQSLGIGQSVNVVYSDANNINLPIYGRVQLPGNQPGGTYSDTLQVQLTW, encoded by the coding sequence ATGTGGCTCAGAGCGTTGCTGGCCTGTGCGCTGGCGGTGCCGCTGCCGTTGTCGGCGGTGACCAGCCAGAGCTTCCAGGTAAGCGCGACCATCACACCGGGTTGCCTGATTGTGGGCGGGGGCTCCAATTACGGCGCGCTGACCTACGGCAGTTATTCGGCCCTGGCCACCAGCACGGTCACGGCGGCGTTGACCGGGGGCGTCACCTTGCAATGTACGCCGGGGGTGACGCTGAGCATGAGTGTCGACGGCGGCCTGCACAGTAGCACCGGGCGCAATTTGCAGCTCAACAGCGGCAGCGCGCGGGTGGCTTACCAGCTGTTTCGGGATGCGGCGTTCAGCCAGAGCCTGGGGATCGGCCAGAGCGTCAATGTGGTTTACAGCGATGCCAATAACATCAACCTGCCCATTTACGGGCGGGTGCAATTGCCGGGCAATCAGCCTGGGGGGACATACAGCGACACGCTGCAGGTGCAGCTGACGTGGTAA